The Pyramidobacter piscolens W5455 genome includes a region encoding these proteins:
- a CDS encoding DMT family transporter yields the protein MTLDEKPAQLNRTQAELLLAAVIVARSGSFLLSKIVLRRMTPLNLLSVRFVMAFALLAPIFWKRIFFAGWSAVRRGLLLGGIFIATMAAELLGLRTSDSSRIAFLENSAFVFVPLYQALLERRWPGRRSVVCVLATLTGIACLTLRGGLSGFSSGDLFGVLAAMLYALAIIVTERFARRHDPLTLGLIQVGGMALFATIAAFCFGSPRLPSGGVEWGSIAGLAVVCSGFGFTLQPMAQRGTTAERAGFFCALAPVSAAILGCLFLHESFGLQSLIGAALVMTGILIPHFWKR from the coding sequence GTGACTCTTGACGAAAAACCGGCGCAACTGAACAGAACACAGGCGGAGCTTCTTCTCGCGGCAGTGATCGTCGCCCGCTCGGGATCTTTCCTGCTGTCGAAAATCGTCTTGCGCCGCATGACGCCGCTGAATCTGCTGTCGGTACGCTTCGTGATGGCTTTTGCGCTTTTGGCGCCGATCTTTTGGAAAAGAATTTTCTTCGCCGGCTGGAGCGCTGTCCGGCGCGGTCTGCTGCTGGGCGGCATCTTTATCGCCACCATGGCGGCGGAACTGCTGGGGCTGCGCACGTCCGATTCGTCGCGCATTGCCTTTCTGGAAAATTCGGCGTTCGTCTTCGTGCCGTTGTACCAGGCGCTGCTTGAACGCCGCTGGCCCGGCCGGCGCTCCGTCGTTTGCGTGCTGGCGACGCTGACGGGCATCGCCTGCCTGACGCTGCGCGGCGGCCTGTCGGGATTTTCGTCCGGCGACCTGTTCGGCGTGCTCGCAGCCATGCTCTACGCGCTGGCCATTATCGTCACCGAACGTTTCGCCCGCCGTCACGATCCGCTCACGCTCGGGCTCATTCAAGTGGGCGGCATGGCGCTGTTCGCCACGATTGCAGCGTTCTGTTTCGGCTCGCCGCGCCTGCCCTCCGGCGGCGTGGAATGGGGCTCGATCGCCGGGCTGGCCGTGGTCTGTTCGGGCTTTGGCTTCACGCTCCAGCCGATGGCCCAGCGCGGCACCACGGCGGAACGGGCGGGATTCTTCTGCGCGCTGGCCCCCGTCAGCGCGGCCATCCTCGGCTGTCTGTTCCTGCACGAGTCTTTCGG
- a CDS encoding aminotransferase class I/II-fold pyridoxal phosphate-dependent enzyme gives MIKILDFSVRANPLGTPEAIKTALTAAIRDQCGAPVDPDFTALRQTIALRHGVQGGQIAVSQREEELIALLAASAGEARRALLPVPCPRSYERVLKRCGLDVKKFALPLKHNYRIPRGALAEALDGCDLLILGNPAFPSAALMPPAELLSELDRWLAGGGWLILDERAVDFTYGSITNSLWSGLRREPRAALIRSFTDSLALALCPLCYAVGGENWIAALRARQFAPALSPLAHYLAPALEHIMPFRSSTVDAVTRLMPRLIGRLRRISGLRPLPSDANWVLCRLERDDITAPELAAQLRRRFIIVPPCIDERHFTLGLRVPIETDRFIKAAREILMPKTKA, from the coding sequence GTGATCAAAATTCTCGATTTCAGCGTGCGGGCCAATCCGCTCGGCACGCCGGAAGCCATCAAAACGGCGCTGACGGCCGCCATTCGCGACCAGTGCGGCGCGCCCGTCGATCCCGACTTTACCGCGCTGCGCCAGACCATCGCGCTGCGCCACGGAGTGCAGGGCGGACAAATCGCCGTCTCGCAGCGCGAAGAAGAGCTGATCGCGCTGCTTGCCGCCAGCGCCGGCGAAGCGCGCCGCGCGCTGCTGCCCGTGCCGTGTCCGCGCTCGTACGAGCGCGTCCTGAAGCGTTGCGGACTGGACGTGAAAAAATTCGCGCTGCCGCTCAAGCACAATTACCGCATTCCCCGCGGCGCGCTGGCCGAAGCGCTGGACGGCTGCGACCTGCTCATCCTCGGCAATCCCGCCTTTCCGTCCGCCGCCCTCATGCCGCCCGCCGAGCTGCTGTCCGAACTCGACCGCTGGCTCGCCGGCGGCGGCTGGCTGATCCTCGACGAACGGGCCGTCGACTTCACCTACGGCAGCATCACCAACTCGCTGTGGTCGGGGCTGCGCCGCGAGCCGCGCGCCGCGCTGATCCGCTCTTTCACCGATTCGCTGGCCCTCGCCCTCTGTCCTCTCTGCTACGCCGTCGGCGGCGAGAATTGGATCGCCGCCCTGCGCGCCCGCCAGTTCGCGCCCGCGCTCAGCCCGCTCGCCCATTATCTCGCGCCCGCGCTCGAGCACATCATGCCGTTCCGTTCCAGCACCGTGGACGCGGTGACGCGCCTGATGCCGCGCCTGATCGGGCGCCTGCGCCGCATCTCCGGCCTGCGGCCGCTGCCCAGCGACGCCAACTGGGTGCTCTGCCGCCTCGAACGCGACGACATCACAGCTCCCGAGCTGGCTGCCCAGCTGCGGCGGCGTTTCATCATCGTTCCTCCCTGCATCGACGAGCGGCACTTCACGCTCGGCCTGCGCGTCCCCATCGAGACCGACCGTTTCATCAAAGCCGCGCGCGAGATTCTGATGCCGAAAACGAAAGCGTGA
- a CDS encoding nuclear transport factor 2 family protein, whose protein sequence is MEIRDFWKATLRQDAASMRKFFAPGASVRWHNTNEAFSAEEFIEVNCEYPGAWDGEVERVERIGGLIVTAVRVFAADRGASFHVVSFFHVRDGKIVSIDEYWGDDGAPPQWRLDKKIGRTIK, encoded by the coding sequence GTGGAAATACGCGATTTCTGGAAGGCGACGCTGAGGCAGGACGCCGCTTCCATGCGGAAGTTCTTCGCGCCCGGCGCCAGCGTGCGCTGGCACAACACGAACGAGGCGTTCAGCGCCGAAGAGTTCATCGAAGTCAACTGCGAATATCCCGGCGCGTGGGACGGCGAGGTGGAACGGGTCGAGAGGATCGGCGGGCTGATCGTCACGGCGGTCCGCGTTTTCGCCGCGGACCGTGGGGCGTCTTTCCACGTCGTCTCCTTCTTCCATGTGCGGGACGGCAAAATCGTCTCCATCGACGAGTACTGGGGCGACGACGGCGCGCCGCCGCAGTGGCGGCTGGACAAAAAAATCGGCAGAACCATAAAATGA
- a CDS encoding nucleotide pyrophosphohydrolase, producing MTNNDSLRALSDRLRSFCEERDWDQFHNPKDLAIGISTEAGELLEIFRFMSAEQQAALLAGDETREHIEDELADVFFFVLRFAQMNGVDLGRALERKMAKNARKYPADQCRGDNRKR from the coding sequence ATGACGAACAACGACAGTCTGCGCGCCTTGAGCGACCGGCTGCGCAGTTTCTGCGAAGAGCGCGACTGGGACCAGTTCCACAATCCCAAAGACCTGGCCATCGGCATTTCCACAGAGGCCGGCGAGTTGCTGGAGATCTTCCGTTTCATGAGCGCGGAGCAGCAGGCGGCGCTGCTGGCCGGAGACGAAACGCGCGAGCACATCGAGGACGAGCTGGCCGACGTGTTCTTCTTCGTGCTGCGCTTCGCGCAGATGAACGGCGTCGACCTCGGCCGCGCGCTGGAACGCAAAATGGCGAAAAACGCGCGCAAGTACCCGGCGGACCAGTGCCGCGGCGACAACCGCAAACGGTGA
- a CDS encoding TRAP transporter large permease, giving the protein MVSVGLISTLIMMLFLKAPVIVAMGTSVAVGCWLGDLPLYLIAQGVIDGSMSWSLLSIFFFMMAGNIMGVCGVADQIFSFANACVGHWPGGLAHVNCLCSMVFAGISGAAAADCAALGPIEIKSMTDKGYDLRYSTGITLASSMVGPIIPPSVFFIMFGVVTNTSIAKLFIAGIVPGIVISLALMLVCARISMKRPDIFPRGSYTPMKERWRIFKKSVWSLLAPVIIVIGMTSGSVSPTEAGVVAVLYSLLLGVIYRTLNWNALWNAVKDSMIMAASSLILFGFASTMSYILTMEMLPAKLATLILSLTQNKYLVLILIDLLLLVLGCFMSASSAMILLTPILLPLMEKLGVSTIQLGVLMCFALTIGIATPPVGMGLYILADITHQKIEEVFEGFMPFFPALVVMLIVLTLVPQISTWLPSWLMP; this is encoded by the coding sequence ATGGTATCCGTCGGACTTATTTCAACGCTGATCATGATGTTGTTCCTCAAAGCGCCGGTCATTGTCGCCATGGGCACCTCAGTCGCCGTGGGCTGTTGGCTGGGGGACTTGCCGCTGTATCTGATCGCGCAGGGCGTCATCGACGGTTCCATGTCCTGGAGCCTTCTGTCCATTTTCTTCTTCATGATGGCCGGCAACATCATGGGCGTCTGCGGCGTCGCCGACCAGATCTTCAGCTTCGCCAATGCCTGCGTGGGGCACTGGCCCGGCGGACTGGCCCATGTCAACTGTCTGTGTTCCATGGTCTTCGCCGGCATTTCCGGCGCGGCCGCCGCGGACTGCGCCGCGCTCGGACCGATCGAGATCAAGTCCATGACCGACAAGGGATATGACTTGCGATACAGCACGGGCATCACGCTGGCGTCGTCCATGGTCGGACCGATCATCCCGCCCAGCGTGTTCTTCATCATGTTCGGCGTCGTTACCAACACATCCATCGCCAAACTGTTCATCGCCGGCATTGTTCCCGGCATCGTCATCAGCCTGGCGTTGATGCTTGTCTGCGCGCGCATCTCCATGAAACGGCCCGACATTTTTCCGCGCGGCAGTTACACCCCTATGAAGGAACGCTGGCGCATCTTCAAGAAATCGGTCTGGTCGCTGCTGGCTCCCGTTATTATCGTCATCGGCATGACCTCCGGTTCCGTCAGCCCCACCGAAGCCGGCGTCGTGGCCGTACTTTACTCGCTGCTGCTGGGCGTCATTTACCGCACGCTGAATTGGAACGCGCTGTGGAACGCCGTCAAAGATTCGATGATCATGGCGGCCTCAAGCCTGATCCTGTTCGGTTTCGCCTCCACCATGTCCTACATTCTCACCATGGAGATGCTGCCCGCCAAGTTGGCGACGCTGATCCTCAGCCTGACGCAGAACAAGTACCTCGTGCTTATTCTGATCGATCTGTTGCTTCTGGTTTTGGGATGCTTCATGTCGGCCTCAAGCGCCATGATCTTGCTCACACCCATTCTCCTGCCTCTGATGGAGAAACTCGGCGTCAGCACAATTCAGCTGGGGGTGTTGATGTGCTTCGCTCTCACCATCGGCATCGCCACGCCGCCCGTCGGCATGGGACTGTATATTCTCGCAGACATCACGCATCAGAAGATCGAAGAGGTTTTCGAAGGCTTCATGCCCTTCTTCCCCGCGCTGGTCGTCATGCTCATCGTGCTGACGCTGGTGCCGCAGATTTCCACCTGGTTGCCCAGTTGGCTGATGCCCTAG
- a CDS encoding TRAP transporter small permease, whose translation MAKKIAKIIDWILGLNGCLMIATATLQIVSRIIGRPVAWTVELLTFLGLFSIIPGVAAHFLKNTETRVGIIVDHLPRTLRRLSEFVINAVCTVFGFILLYATYDYTGLVGMGTPEQFLPFPPETNLLPVYLLSFAVIWNGLYNLHRIAVDKIEESGPAPEGGKR comes from the coding sequence GTGGCTAAAAAGATCGCAAAAATCATCGACTGGATTCTCGGCCTGAACGGCTGTCTTATGATCGCGACGGCCACGCTCCAGATCGTTTCACGCATAATCGGGCGCCCTGTGGCTTGGACGGTGGAACTGCTGACGTTTTTAGGCTTGTTCTCCATCATTCCCGGCGTCGCCGCGCATTTTCTCAAGAACACTGAGACCCGCGTCGGCATTATCGTGGATCATCTTCCCCGTACGCTGCGGCGTCTTAGCGAATTTGTCATCAACGCCGTCTGCACCGTTTTCGGCTTTATCCTGCTGTACGCCACCTACGACTATACCGGTCTGGTCGGCATGGGGACGCCCGAACAGTTCCTTCCCTTTCCTCCCGAGACCAACCTGCTGCCCGTCTATCTGCTGAGTTTTGCCGTCATTTGGAACGGCCTGTACAACCTGCACCGCATCGCCGTCGATAAAATTGAAGAATCCGGTCCTGCGCCCGAAGGAGGGAAGCGGTAA
- a CDS encoding TRAP transporter substrate-binding protein, whose protein sequence is MLKRIALLLLCVCAAMNAAPSEAVTKLRLGNKMIEDHYESQALKMMAENVKTRTNGEVEIQCYFGEVLGDNKKQIENMVRGVQDFYADGYGYYDMYSPLVRVSSLPYLFRDNEHYRHFLLSDVEKEIEEPLLKKAGLRVVDRKRNWLRGPFRVIASRKPIRSLEDLQGLKLRMNSNPTSVKAWEALGCAVTVIPYSETYLALKQGTVDAVTCPVVDAYFQKFCEIAPYLTVTNEYPQQVAVVMNDRKFQRLTAEQQEILLDEIDKAGDYVTEQANKRSAEIIELMKKEYNVEIIEVDLAPWRAKMDGFLEELENSNYIPKGFAGRIRAIQ, encoded by the coding sequence ATGTTGAAACGTATCGCTCTGCTCCTGCTTTGCGTCTGCGCCGCCATGAACGCCGCTCCTTCCGAAGCCGTGACGAAACTTCGCCTCGGCAACAAGATGATCGAGGATCACTACGAGAGCCAGGCTTTGAAGATGATGGCCGAGAACGTAAAAACGCGCACCAACGGCGAAGTGGAGATCCAATGTTACTTCGGCGAAGTTCTCGGCGACAACAAGAAACAGATCGAGAACATGGTCCGCGGCGTACAGGATTTCTACGCCGACGGCTACGGCTACTACGATATGTACTCGCCCCTCGTGCGCGTGTCCTCGCTTCCTTATTTGTTCCGCGACAACGAGCACTATCGCCATTTCCTGCTCAGCGACGTCGAGAAAGAAATTGAGGAGCCTCTGCTCAAGAAAGCGGGCCTTCGCGTCGTCGACAGAAAGCGCAACTGGCTGCGCGGTCCTTTCCGGGTCATCGCCTCGCGCAAACCGATCCGCTCGCTGGAAGACCTTCAGGGGCTGAAATTGCGCATGAACTCAAACCCCACCAGCGTCAAGGCATGGGAAGCCCTTGGCTGCGCCGTCACCGTCATTCCTTATTCCGAGACGTATCTCGCCCTCAAGCAGGGGACAGTGGATGCCGTCACCTGCCCGGTCGTTGACGCCTATTTTCAAAAGTTCTGCGAAATCGCTCCCTACCTGACCGTCACGAACGAATACCCCCAGCAGGTCGCCGTGGTCATGAACGACCGCAAATTCCAGCGTTTGACAGCAGAACAGCAGGAAATCCTTCTCGACGAAATCGACAAAGCCGGCGACTACGTGACCGAACAGGCCAACAAACGCAGCGCCGAGATCATCGAACTCATGAAAAAAGAATACAACGTCGAGATCATCGAAGTCGATCTCGCCCCATGGAGAGCGAAGATGGACGGTTTCCTCGAAGAGCTCGAAAACAGCAATTACATCCCCAAAGGATTCGCCGGGCGTATCCGCGCCATCCAGTGA
- a CDS encoding carbon-nitrogen hydrolase family protein, translating into MSKFLMSVLQIDSQADKKANLDKIGRFIDEAASHGARFVAMAENVHYCGPKDGVFASAETIPGPMSAFFAAKAKQYKIWLHCGSIGEVIPGESRLYNTTLLYNPRGDLAARYEKIHMYDVEIENGPSTRESDTKKPGHRIVVADTEFCKVGLSICYDMRFPEMYRIMALQGAKVMFVPANYTLFTGKDHWECILKTRAIENQCYVVAPAQIGKKPAFQAYGRSMIINPWGVTVACAEDRETIIYAEIDPDYVNQIREQLPSLKNRQPGAYVWPAE; encoded by the coding sequence ATGAGCAAATTTTTAATGTCTGTGCTGCAAATCGACTCGCAGGCCGACAAGAAGGCCAATCTTGACAAGATCGGCCGTTTTATCGACGAAGCGGCGTCTCATGGCGCGCGGTTCGTCGCCATGGCTGAGAATGTTCACTACTGCGGACCCAAAGACGGCGTTTTCGCCAGCGCCGAAACGATTCCCGGCCCGATGAGCGCATTTTTCGCCGCCAAGGCGAAGCAGTACAAGATCTGGCTGCACTGCGGCAGTATCGGCGAGGTCATTCCCGGCGAGAGCAGGCTCTACAACACGACGCTGCTTTACAATCCTCGGGGAGATTTGGCCGCCCGCTACGAGAAGATCCACATGTACGACGTGGAGATCGAGAACGGGCCTTCCACGCGCGAGTCGGACACGAAAAAACCGGGGCACAGGATCGTCGTCGCCGACACCGAGTTCTGCAAAGTGGGGCTGTCGATCTGCTACGACATGCGCTTCCCCGAAATGTACCGCATCATGGCCCTTCAAGGCGCGAAGGTGATGTTCGTGCCAGCCAACTACACGCTGTTCACGGGCAAGGACCACTGGGAATGCATCCTCAAAACCCGCGCCATCGAGAATCAATGCTACGTGGTCGCTCCCGCTCAGATCGGCAAGAAGCCGGCGTTCCAGGCTTACGGCCGTTCCATGATCATCAATCCCTGGGGCGTCACGGTCGCCTGCGCCGAAGACCGCGAAACGATCATCTACGCCGAGATCGACCCCGATTATGTAAATCAGATCCGCGAACAACTGCCCAGCCTCAAAAACCGGCAGCCGGGCGCTTACGTATGGCCGGCTGAGTGA
- a CDS encoding RraA family protein, translated as MIINPNVVTLSNEELAAIKAAEPATIGHFRNFGFNNAPLFISLPGKSFTGRAVTVKLASNDSTLLHKVTEMVGPGDVLVIDRAGDQQYAALGGVVSWALHVSGVEGVIVDGAATDIEEIREMGLVVLYRRLSAITTRLFGLDGEINTTVSCCGVTVTPGDIIVADENGFVVLPAGEAAAVCKKAIEIQNAEPGKKDRIAKGEHMADVTRAGALIKEYFDKNAKSK; from the coding sequence ATGATCATCAATCCCAACGTTGTCACGCTGTCCAACGAAGAACTTGCCGCCATCAAGGCTGCCGAGCCGGCGACAATCGGGCACTTCCGCAATTTCGGTTTTAACAATGCGCCGCTTTTTATCTCCCTTCCGGGCAAAAGTTTTACCGGGCGCGCCGTGACCGTCAAGCTGGCGTCCAATGATTCCACCCTGCTGCACAAAGTCACCGAGATGGTCGGCCCCGGCGACGTGCTTGTGATCGACCGCGCCGGCGACCAGCAGTACGCCGCTCTGGGCGGCGTGGTTTCCTGGGCGCTGCATGTCAGCGGCGTAGAGGGCGTCATCGTCGACGGCGCCGCCACCGACATCGAAGAGATCCGCGAGATGGGACTGGTCGTATTGTACCGCCGCCTGTCAGCCATCACCACGCGCCTGTTCGGCCTTGACGGCGAGATCAACACGACCGTCAGCTGCTGCGGCGTGACGGTCACCCCGGGCGACATCATCGTAGCCGACGAAAACGGTTTCGTGGTGCTTCCCGCCGGCGAGGCCGCGGCTGTTTGCAAGAAAGCCATCGAGATCCAGAACGCTGAGCCCGGCAAAAAGGATCGCATTGCCAAGGGCGAACATATGGCCGACGTGACCCGCGCCGGCGCTCTGATCAAAGAATATTTTGATAAAAACGCAAAATCCAAATAA